TCCAGGAGCTGGGCAGCGACGTCTTGGAAGGCGTCTACCTCGGCGCGCAGTACTGGCATCAGGTGGACACCCCGCTCAATCGCGAACTGGTGAAGCTGACCCAGGCCAAATACGGCATCAACCCCACCTACCCGCTGGCCGCCGACTACATCGGCAGCAAGATCATCCTCGACACCATTGCCGCCACCGGCAGCTTTGACGGCGCTACCGTGGCCAAGGCCATGCAGGGCCTGACCTACCAGGGCCCCACCGGCGAGGAGAGCATCCGCGCCGGCGACCATCAGGTGATCAAGGATTACTACCTGCTGGTGGGCAAGGCCGCCGCCACGATGCGCGACAAGGACGACCTGGCCGAGGTGCTCAGCGCCGGTCGCTCGTTCCCGGATGTCAGCGCCACCGGCTGCGCCCTGGCCTGACGCTCGACACTTCTATCGCTGGCTACAGGCAGCGGGCTCCGTCCAAGGGCTCCCTGCCGAGGGTTCCTGCATGCTTAATTTGTACCTGTTCCAGATCCTCAACGGCCTCGGGCTGGGGATGATCTACTTCCTGATCGCGGTGGGCCTGACGATCATTTTCGGCCTGCTGAACTTCGTCAACTTCGCCCATGGCGCGTTCTTCGTGCTCGGCGCCTACATCTGCTACACCGCCGTCAGCCTGACCGGCAACTTCTGGCTGGCCCTGGTGCTCGCGCCCCTGGTGGTGGCGGCCCTGGCCTGGATCATCGAGCGCCTGTTGATCCAGCGCATCTACCACTTGCCGCACATGTTCCAGATCCTGGTGACCCTGGGCATCGCGCTGATCATCCAGGAAGCCAGCGTGATGATCTGGGGCCCGGTGGGCAAGGCCGTGGCGGTGCCGGAACTGCTGCGCGGGGTGCTGGTGATCGGCGACTTCGTCTACCCCTACTACCGCCTGTTCCTGATCCTGTTCTCGGCCCTGGTGGGGCTGGGCCTGTGGCTGCTGCTGGAGCGCACGCGCTTCGGTGCCCTGGTGCGGGCCGGCAGTGAAAGCACCGAGACCGTGTCGCTGCTGGGCACCAATATCTTTCGCCTGTTTTCCATGACCTTCGCCCTCGGCGTGGCCCTGGCCGGGATCGCCGGGGTGCTGTTCGCGCCCTTGCGCGGCGCCCAGCCCTTTGTCGGCCCGGAGATTCTCGGGGTGGCCTTCGTGGTGGTGGTGATCGGCGGCATGGGCTCGTTCGGCGGCGCCCTGGTGGGCGGCCTGCTGGTGGGGGTGGTGCAAAGCCTGATGACCAGCCTCTGGCCCCAGGGCGCCAGCCTGATGATCTACGGCGCCATGGCGGCAGTCATTCTGGTGCGTCCTTACGGCCTGTTCGGGAGAGCATGATCATGAGCGAGAAAAACCCCCTACCCTTTGCCAAGACCCAATCGCGCAGCCTGCTGTGGCTGGTGATCGCGGTGCTGATCGGTCTGCCTCTGGTGCTGCCGTCGGCGACCCTGGCCAGCGAGATCCTGATCTTCGCCCTTGCCGCACTGGCCTGTAACCTGCTGCTGGGCTACACCGGGCTGCTGTCGTTCGGCCAGGGCATCTTCTTCGGCGCCGGTGCCTACTGCGCCGCCCTGTTGATGATCCATCTGCAGCTGGGGCTGTTCAGTGCCCTGCTCGGCGCGGCGCTGGTGGGAGCCTTGCTGGCACTGCTGGTGGGCGCCCTGGCGATCCGCCGCACCGGCATCTACTTCGTCATGCTGACCCTGGCCTTCAGCCAGATGGCCTACTTCATCGCCTACACCCTCAGCGACTGGACCGGCGGCGACAACGGCCTGCTCAGCGTGCCGCGCCCGGAGATCCGCATCGGTGACACGGTGCTGCTGTCCCTGGCCGACGCGCGCTATTTCTACGGCTTTGTCGCGGTGCTGTTCCTGCTGATCTTCATCGGTGCCCGGCGGGTGATCGCCTCGCCGTTCGGCAGCACCCTGATGGCCATCCGCGAGAACGAAACCCGCGCCGCCGCCATCGGCTACGACACCCGGCATTTCAAGATCCTGGTGTTCATGCTCTCCGGCGCGGTCACCGGGATTGCCGGAGCGCTGTACGCCATGCTCCTGCACTTCGTGCCGCTGTCGAACATCGACCTGGCGATGTCGGAAAACATCCTGATCATGACCATCGTCGGCGGCACCGGCTCGCTGTTCGGTTCCCTGCTCGGCGCCGGCGCCATCGTGCTGCTGGGCGAGTTCCTCTCCGAGCTGTGGCCACGCTGGCTGATTCTGCTGGGGGTGATCCTGATCCTGGTGGTGGTGTTCATGCGTGGCGGTTTGTGGGGCGGCTTGTCGAGCCTGGCGGAACGCCTCAAAGGCTCACGCAAGACGGCCTTGCTGGCCGAGGAGAAACGCTCATGAGCAAGCCTGCGCAGTACCTGCTGGAAACCCAGAACCTGGAGCTGGCCTACGGTGCCTTCCACGCGGTCAACGGGGTCAACCTCAAGGTCGAGGCCGGCACCATCCACACCATCATCGGCCCCAACGGCGCCGGCAAGACCAGCCTGTTCCACTGCCTGACCGGCGAACGCCAGGCCACCGCCGGGGCCATCCGTTTCAACGGCAAGAACATCATCAAGAAACCCGCCCACGGCCGGGTCGGCCTGGGCATGGCGCGCTCCTTCCAGCTCACCAGCCTGTTCCAGAACCTCAGCGTGCGGGAGAACCTGCGCCTGGCCGCCCAGGGCCGCGACGGCCTGGGGGCGCTGAACTTCTGGCGCCACGTGGACAGCCGTCGCGAGCACCTGGAGGTGGCCGACCAGGTGCTGGAACGCCTGCAACTCACGGCCCGGGCCCAGACCCTGGCCGGCGAGCTGTCCCACGGCCAGCAACGGGTGCTGGAAGTGGGCATGTCGATCTGTTCGAAACCGCAATTGCTGATGCTCGACGAGCCCACCTCGGGCATGGGCATCGACGATATTCCGATCATGACCCAACTGATCAGCGACCTGGGCCGCGACCATACGGTGCTGCTGATCGAACACAACATGAGCATCGTCATGTCCATCAGCCAGCGCATCACCGTGATGAGCCACGGCCAGATCCTGGTCGAGGGCACGCCGGAAGTGGTGCGCGCCGATGAGCGTGTGCGTGTCGCCTACCTGGGAGAAGCCGCCTGATGCTGACCGTCGAGAACATCCATTCCTACTACGACAAGAGCCACGTGCTCGAAGGCGTCTCGCTCAAGGTGGAGGCCGGTGAACTGGTGACCCTGCTGGGGCGCAACGGCGCGGGCAAGACCACCACCTTGCGCAGCATCCTGGGGATCATCTGCCCGCGCCAGGGCCAGATCCACTTCAACGGCCAGCAACTGGTGGGCCAGAAAATCTTCGAGATCGCCCGCCAGGGCCTGGCCCTGGTGCCGGAACACCGGGGCATCTTTCGCCTGCTCAGCGTCGAGGAAAACCTGCGCATCGCCCAGCGCAAGACCAGCCGCTGGCAACTGGACGACATCTACCGAATGTTTCCGCGGCTCAAGGAACGCCGCAAGAACGCCGGCCACGCCCTGTCCGGCGGCGAACAGCAGATGCTGGCCATCGCCCGTGCCCTGCTCAATGACCCCAAGCTGCTGATCCTCGACGAACCCACCGAGGGCCTGGCGCCAGTGATCGTCGACGAGCTGGTGAAGATCCTGCGCACCCTCAAGGAAGGCGGCCTTCCGGTGCTGCTGGTGGAACAGAACCTGATGGTCTGCGACAAGCTCGCCGACCGTCACTACGTGCTCGAACAGGGCCGCGTGGTCTACCAGGGCAGCGCCGCCGAGTTTCGCGCCGACCCGACCATCAAGAACCGCTACCTGGCCCTGAGCGCCTGACGGGAGAAATGCCATGAACAGTCGACTGGACCCACTGCAGTCCTTGCAAAGCAATGCCCCGCTGATCAACCGCGAGCGCCTCTGGCAGTCCTTGATGGACCTGGCCCGACTGGGCGCCACCGCCAAGGGCGGCGTATGCCGCCTGGCCCTCACCGACCTCGACCGCCAGGCCCGGGACCTGTTCGTGCGCTGGTGCGAAGAGGCCGGCTGCAGCGTCAGCGTGGACGGCATCGGCAATATCTTCGCCCGCCGCGCCGGGCGTGACCCGAACCGCGCCCCGGTGATGACCGGCAGCCATATCGACACCCAGCCCACCGGCGGCAAGTTCGACGGTTGCTACGGGGTGATGGCCGGGCTGGAGGTGATCCGCACCCTGAACGACCTGGGCCTGGAAACCCAGGCGCCGATCGAAGTGGTGGTCTGGACCAACGAGGAAGGCTCGCGCTTCCCGCCGTGCATGATGGGTTCGGGGGTGTTCGCCGGCAAGTTCGACCTCGCCGAGACCCTGGCCAAGCAGGATGAACAGGGCCTGTCGGTGGGCGCCGAGCTGCAGCGCATCGGCTATGCCGGTCCGCGTACAGTACTCGGCCATCCGGTGGGCGCCTATTTCGAAGCGCATATCGAGCAAGGGCCGGTGCTGGAAGACCGCCAGACCACCATTGGCGTGGTCATGGGTTGCCTGGGCCAGAAGTGGTTCGACCTGACCCTGAGCGGGGTCGAGGCCCACGCCGGGCCGACGCCGATGCACCTGCGCAAGGACGCCCTGGTGGGCGCGGCGCAAGTGGTCAGCGCGGTCAATCGCATCGCCCATGCCCATCAGCCCCATGCCTGCGGCACCGTGGGCTGCCTGAGTCTGCACCCGGGCTCGCGCAACGTGATCCCCGGGCAGGTGCAGATGACCCTCGACCTGCGCCACCTGCACGCCGATCGGTTGCAAGCCATGGTCGATGAAGTGCGCCAGGTGATCGAAGACAGCTGCCGCCAGCACGGCCTGAGCTTCGAGCTGACCGCCACCGCCGATTTCCCGCCGCTGGACTTCGACCCCGCCTGCGTGGCCGCCGTGCGCCAGGGCGCCGAGCACCTGGGGCTGAGCCACATGGACATCGTCAGCGGCGCCGGGCATGACGCGATCTTCATCGCCGAGCTGGGCCCGGCAGGGATGATCTTCGTGCCCTGCGAGGGCGGCATCAGCCACAACGAAATTGAAAACGCCGCGCCCCAGGACCTGGCCGACGGCTGCGCGGTCCTGCTGCGGGCCATGGTCAATGCCGCTCAAGGAGTTCAATCGCTATGAAGCAAGCCACTGACATCGCCGCCCTGAGCGGCGTCGAACTGCTGCGTCATTACCGTGACAAGCGCCTGTCACCGGTGGAGGTCACCGAGGATGCCCTGGCGCGTATCGAGCGCTTCAATCCGCTGGTCAACGCCTATTGCCATATCGACCACCAAGGGGCCCTGGACGCGGCACGAGCCTCCGAACAGCGCTGGCTCAAGGGCCAGCCCTGCGGCGCCCTGGACGGCTTGCCGGCGTCGATCAAGGACCTGACCCTGACCCGTGGCATGCCCACCCGCAAGGGCTCGAAAACTACCTTGGCCGCCGGCCCCTGGGAAGTCGACGCGCCCTTCTCCGGCTTCATGCGCGCGGCCGGCGCGGTGCTGCTGGGCAAGACCACCACCCCGGAATTCGGCTGGAAAGGCGTGACCGACAACCCTTTGTACGGCATCACTCGCAACCCCTGGGACACTCGCCTGACGGCCGGCGGTTCCTCCGGCGGCGCAGCGGCGGCTGCCTCGCTGAACCTCGGCGTGTTGCACCAGGGCAGCGATGCCGGCGGATCGATCCGCATTCCCTGCGCCTTCACCGGCACCTTCGGCATCAAGCCGACCTTCGGCTACGTGCCGCAGTGGCCGGCCAGCGCGATGAACATTCTCTCGCACCTGGGGCCGATGACCCGCAGCGTCGATGACGCCGTGCTGATGCTGCAGACCGTGGCCCGTCCGGATGCCCGTGACGGCCTGCTCGGCGCACCGCGCAGCACGCCCTGGTTACCGGAAAATGCCAGCCTCAAGGGCCTGCGCATCGCCTACAGCCCGGACTTCGGCTACGTCAAGGTCGACCCGCAAGTGGCGCGAGTGGTGGCTCGGGCGGTGGAGCGCCTGGCGCAACTGGGGGCACAGATCGAGCAGGTCGATCCCGGTTTCAGTGATCCCCTGGAGATGTTCAATACCCTGTGGTTCTCCGGGGCGGCGCGCCTGACCGCAGCCCTCAGCCCCGCCCAGCGTGCCTTGCTGGACCCGGGCCTGCTGCGCATCGCCGAACAGGGCGAAGGCATCAGCCTCAGCGACTACAGCGCCGCCCTGGAGGCGCGCGCCGCCCTGGTGGCCCACATGGCCGCCTTCCATGAGCGCTACCACCTGCTGCTCTCGCCGATGCTGCCCCTGACCGCCTTCGCCGCCGGACATAACGTCCCACCGGACTCGGGCCTGGGGGAGTGGATGGAGTGGACGCCCTTCAGCTACCCCTTCAACCTGACCCAGCAACCGGCGGCTTCACTGCCCTGCGGCTTTGCCGACGACGGCCTGCCCGTGGGCCTGCACGTAGTCGGCCCACGCTTTGCCGACGAGCAAGTGCTGCGCTTGTGCCGGGCCTATGAGCAAGCGTTCCCCAGCCCCCACCCCCAAGCCCCCGTCCTGCGACACTGACCCGGGCGAAATCCCGTAGGAGCCGGCTTGCCGGCGAAGAGGCCCGCGAGTCTTGTGCAAACCCTGAGGCCGCCTTCGCGGGCAAGCTCGCTCCTACACCTGGTTCCGGCATCGTGCAAAATCCCGCAGGAGCCGGCTTGCCGGCGAAGAGGCTCGCGAGCCTTGGGCAAACCCTGAGGCCGCCTTCGCGGGCAAGCCCGCTCCTACAGAACGTCGCGATTGGGTGGGGCTGTATTCAATCAGGCCGAGGGACACGCCGCTGCAGTGCTCACAAAAACGCAACACCAGGCTGCGTCCTTTGTGATGGTTGGGCTAGGGTGGAAGCGATACAGTCGGGCCATCAGCAACCCGACTGACGCCCGACACAAGGATGCGTTCGATGACTGATTTGCACGATCTCTCCACCACCCAGCTGCTGGCGCAATTCGCCAGCCGCACCCTCTCGCCACTGGACTACTACGAGCATCTGCTGGCCCATATCGGGCGCTGGGAGCCGCATATCCGTGCGCTCTACGCCTTCGATCCGGAGCAGGTGCGCCTGCAGGCCCGGGCCGCCACCGAGCGCTGGAACAAGGGCGCCCCCAACGGCCCGCTGGACGGGATTCCAGTGACGATCAAGGAACTGATCGCCACCCAGGGCACGCCAATTCCCCTGGGCAGCGCGGCCACCACGCTGAAGCCGGCGTTGCAGGATGCTCCACCCGCCGCGCGGATGCGTGAAGCCGGGGCGATCATCCTGGCCAAGACCACGGTGCCGGATTTCGGCATGTTGTCCTCGGGGCTGTCGAGCTTCCACGGCATTACCCGCAACCCCTGGAACACCGCCTGCAATACCGGCGGCTCCAGTTCCGGTGCCGCGGCCGCAGCAGCCGCCGGTTACGGGCCGCTGCATATCGGCACCGACATCGGCGGCTCGGTGCGCCTGCCGGCCGCCTGGTGCGGGCTGGTGGGGTTCAAGCCGACCCTGGGGCGGATTCCCATCGACCCGTATTACACCGGACGCTGCGCCGGGCCCATGACCCGCAGCGTCGAGGATACCGTGCTGCTGATGCGCCACCTGGCCAGACCCGATGCCCGGGACGCCACCAGCCTGCCGCCCTTGACCGGCGACTGGAGCGATGCGCCGGTGTCGGTCAACGGTTTGAAGATCGGCCTGATGCTGGAACCCGGCGCGGGGCTGCAGCCGGAAGGTTTTGTCTGCGCGGCGGTGGAACAGGCCGCGCGGTTGTTCGAGAGCCACGGCGCCCAGGTCCGCACCCTGGCACCGATCATGGACCGCGCTCAGCTAGACGGCCTCGACCGCTTCTGGCGTGCCCGACAATGGGCGGAACTCTCGGCCCTGGGCGCCGAGCAGTTTGCCAAGGTGCTGCCCTACATTCGCGACTGGGCGGCGCCGGGGGCCGACCTGTCCGGGGTCGAGGCGGTGCAGGGCTTCAACCAGACCTTCGAGATGCGTCGGCGTGCCGCCCAGGTATTCAGCGAGTTCGACCTGGTGTTGTCGCCCACCAACCAGGTCAACCATTTTCCCGCCCAGTGGCCGTCACCGAGCAACGACCCGCAGCAGCCGTTCGAGCACATCGTCTTCACCCTGCCCTGGAACATGGGCGAACAACCGGCGCTGTCGATCAACTGCGGTTTCGCCGCCGATGGCATGCCCATCGGCCTGCAGATGATCGCCCCGCGCTTTGCCGATCAATGGCTGCTGCAAGTGGCCAAGACCTATGAGAGCTGGCGTGGAGCGATCCACAACTGGCCGAACCCGCCGTCCCACTGACACACCGAAACTGCCACCTTCACCCCAGCCCCGGGCCTTGCCGCCCGGGGCCTGGGCAACCTATGAATAAAAATTCGAGGGGCCAGTATGCACAGCCAAGCGTCCAATCCATCCGCCACACCCGAGCCCGAAACGCCCAACGCGGCGGGAGGCAAGCGCAGCGTATTCGCGGTGATCCTCGGCAATGCCGTGGAGTTCTTCGATTTCGGGGTCTACGCCACCTTTGCGGTGATGATCGGCCACACCTTCTTTCCCTCCGACAGCGCCTTTGTCAGCCTGATGTTGTCGGTCACCGCCTTCGGAGTGGGTTTTATCGTGCGGCCCCTGGGGGCGGTGCTGATCGGCGCCTACGCCGACCGCGTCGGGCGCAAGCCGGCGATGCTCCTGACCCTGGTGATGATGGCCGTGGGCACCGGCAGCATCGCCATCCTGCCCAGCTATGAAAGCATCGGCATCGCCGCACCGATCCTGCTGGTGCTCACTCGGCTGATCCAGGGCCTGGCCTGGGGTGGCGAGGCCGGCCCCGCCACCACCTACATCCTCGAAGCCGCGCCAGCCCACAAGCGCGGCACCTACGCCTGCTGGCAGGTGGTGGCCCAGGGCGTGGCCGCCATGGCCGCCGGCACCGTGGGCTACACCCTGACCCAGGTGCTGTCCCCCGAGGACCTCAACAGCTGGGGCTGGCGCGTGCCCTTCGTGTTCGGCCTCTTGGTACTGCCAATCGGCATCTACATCCGCCGCAACCTGGCGGAAACCTTCCATGGCCAGGGCGAAGAAGCCAGCACCGGCAGCCTGGTGCGCCAGGTGTTCGGCGAGCATCGCCGGGCGCTGGTGCTGGGGCTGCTGATTCTGTCGGGCAGCACCATCACCCAGTACTTCATCAACTACATGACCACCTTCGCCCTCACCGAACTGAAACTGCCCACCAGCATCTCCATGCTCTCGACCCTGGTGGCCGGCGCGGCCATGGCGGTGTGCGCGATTGCCGGCGGCATGCTCTGCGACCGTTTCGGCCGCCGCACCATCCTCATGGCGCCGCGGGTGGTGCTGTTGCTGGTGCTGTTCCCGGCGTTGCAACTGATGACCGAGCACCCCAGCCCGACGACCTTCCTGCTGACCCTGGCGGTGCTCTCCGGGCTGCACGGCATGAGTGGCGCGGCGCTGATCGTGCTGCTGGTGGAGAGCTTTCCCAAGGCGGTGCGCTCCACCGGTTTCTCCATCGTCTACGCCTTTGGCGTGGCGGCTTTCGGCGGTACGGCGCAGATCATCATCACCTGGCTGATCGGCACCACCGGCAACCCAATGTCACCGGTGGGCTACCTGCTGGTGGCCAACCTGGTGTGCCTGACCGCCGCCTGGTTCGCCAAGGAAACCCGCCCGCAAGCACCCGGGCGCAGCAACCCCGGCCAACGGCTCGCAGAAGCCCGCGCCCGCTGAGCATTCGCCGCACTGCCCAAAACCCTTTTCCGGCACCGCGCCTTCCTCTACCCTGCCGGCCGCGCATGACCGCGGTCGGGCGGAGGTTCGACGCCTTTGATTTGTGGGGAAGCGACATGAAACAGCTCGTACTTTGCCTCCTGGCCATGAGCGCCAGCAGCCCCCTGCTGGCCCAGGACAACCCGCGCCCAAGCCAGCAGGCCCAGGCCCCGGGCTTTATCGAAGGCAGCAGCCTGGACCTCAACCTGCGCCATTACTACTCCAACCAGCACACCCAACGCGACACCTACCTGACGATCAAGAAACCCGACGGCAACCAGCGCACCCGGGTGCGGGAAACCTGGGTACAGACCGGCATGCTCAAGTACAGCTCCGGCTATACCCAAGGGCTGATCGGCATTGGGGTGGACGCCGGCCTGTTCAGCGCAGTGAACCTCGAGCGCGGCCACGGCCGGGTGGCCAACGGCGGCGACCGAGTGCTGGTGGACAGTGACGGCGACGCCCTGCCCACCTGGAGTCGCCTGGGCATCGGCGATGTCCGCCTGCGCCTGTCCAACACCGAACTCAAGGCCGGGCGCCTGATGACCGACAACCCGGTGCTGCGCTACAAGGACAACCGCGCCCTGCCCTCCAGCTTCCAGGGCGTGGGCGTTTACAGCAACGAAACCGACTGGCTGTCGCTGCAGGCCGGCAGCTTCGACCGGGCCATCCCGCGCACCGGTACCGGGAGCGAACGCCTGACCACCACCTTCGGCAACCGCGCCTACAGCGGCGAGCGCATCAGCTACCTGGGCGCGACGGTCAAGTCCGGCCTGGGCCTGGAAGGCAGCCTTTATGCTTCACGCTTCGAGAACATGTGGGACCAGTACTACCTGGGCCTGACCCACCGCGCCGGGGACAAAAGCCGGCTGGCGCTGAAGACCACGTTCAACTACTACCACACCCGGGACCAGGGCCAGCAGCGCCTGGGCTACATCGATAACGACGCCTTCAGTCTGGCGCTGACCGGCAGCCATCAGGCCCACAGCCTGACCCTGGCCTGGCAGCAGGTGTTCGGCGACGAGTACTTCGACTATGTGTGGGAGTCCACCGGCAACTACATGGCCAACTCCCTGTACTCGGACTACAACGGCCCCAATGAAAAGTCCTGGCAGTTGCGCTACGACCTGGATCTTGCCGCCTACGGCGTGCCCGGGCTGAGCGCCAGCCTGTGGCACGCCAAGGGCTGGGGCATCGATGGCACCCAGTACGACGGTGACCGCAATGGCCGCAACCGCGGCTACAACGTACGCGGCCTGGACGGCGCCAAGCACAACGAGAATGGCCTGATGCTGGCCTATGTGGTGCAGTCCGGACGGCTCAAGGATGCGGTGCTGCGCACCATCGTCTACAACCACCGCGCCAGCGGCGGGCAGATCGACGGCAGCTATGACGAGTTCCGCCTGGTGGGGAATTTCCCGTTCAACCTGTTCTGACCACCGCCCCTCCTCCGTAGGAGCCGGCTTGCCGGCGAAGAGGTCCGTAAGCCGTGCAGCGCTCTTGGAAACGCTTTCGCGGGCAAGCCCGCTCCTACGCCAGGCTATGGCGTTGCATCGCCCGGACAAGCATTTCCTGGCACCTG
The DNA window shown above is from Pseudomonas protegens CHA0 and carries:
- a CDS encoding branched-chain amino acid ABC transporter permease, which codes for MSEKNPLPFAKTQSRSLLWLVIAVLIGLPLVLPSATLASEILIFALAALACNLLLGYTGLLSFGQGIFFGAGAYCAALLMIHLQLGLFSALLGAALVGALLALLVGALAIRRTGIYFVMLTLAFSQMAYFIAYTLSDWTGGDNGLLSVPRPEIRIGDTVLLSLADARYFYGFVAVLFLLIFIGARRVIASPFGSTLMAIRENETRAAAIGYDTRHFKILVFMLSGAVTGIAGALYAMLLHFVPLSNIDLAMSENILIMTIVGGTGSLFGSLLGAGAIVLLGEFLSELWPRWLILLGVILILVVVFMRGGLWGGLSSLAERLKGSRKTALLAEEKRS
- a CDS encoding ABC transporter ATP-binding protein, with translation MSKPAQYLLETQNLELAYGAFHAVNGVNLKVEAGTIHTIIGPNGAGKTSLFHCLTGERQATAGAIRFNGKNIIKKPAHGRVGLGMARSFQLTSLFQNLSVRENLRLAAQGRDGLGALNFWRHVDSRREHLEVADQVLERLQLTARAQTLAGELSHGQQRVLEVGMSICSKPQLLMLDEPTSGMGIDDIPIMTQLISDLGRDHTVLLIEHNMSIVMSISQRITVMSHGQILVEGTPEVVRADERVRVAYLGEAA
- a CDS encoding citrate-proton symporter; translated protein: MHSQASNPSATPEPETPNAAGGKRSVFAVILGNAVEFFDFGVYATFAVMIGHTFFPSDSAFVSLMLSVTAFGVGFIVRPLGAVLIGAYADRVGRKPAMLLTLVMMAVGTGSIAILPSYESIGIAAPILLVLTRLIQGLAWGGEAGPATTYILEAAPAHKRGTYACWQVVAQGVAAMAAGTVGYTLTQVLSPEDLNSWGWRVPFVFGLLVLPIGIYIRRNLAETFHGQGEEASTGSLVRQVFGEHRRALVLGLLILSGSTITQYFINYMTTFALTELKLPTSISMLSTLVAGAAMAVCAIAGGMLCDRFGRRTILMAPRVVLLLVLFPALQLMTEHPSPTTFLLTLAVLSGLHGMSGAALIVLLVESFPKAVRSTGFSIVYAFGVAAFGGTAQIIITWLIGTTGNPMSPVGYLLVANLVCLTAAWFAKETRPQAPGRSNPGQRLAEARAR
- a CDS encoding ABC transporter ATP-binding protein, which produces MLTVENIHSYYDKSHVLEGVSLKVEAGELVTLLGRNGAGKTTTLRSILGIICPRQGQIHFNGQQLVGQKIFEIARQGLALVPEHRGIFRLLSVEENLRIAQRKTSRWQLDDIYRMFPRLKERRKNAGHALSGGEQQMLAIARALLNDPKLLILDEPTEGLAPVIVDELVKILRTLKEGGLPVLLVEQNLMVCDKLADRHYVLEQGRVVYQGSAAEFRADPTIKNRYLALSA
- a CDS encoding Zn-dependent hydrolase, coding for MNSRLDPLQSLQSNAPLINRERLWQSLMDLARLGATAKGGVCRLALTDLDRQARDLFVRWCEEAGCSVSVDGIGNIFARRAGRDPNRAPVMTGSHIDTQPTGGKFDGCYGVMAGLEVIRTLNDLGLETQAPIEVVVWTNEEGSRFPPCMMGSGVFAGKFDLAETLAKQDEQGLSVGAELQRIGYAGPRTVLGHPVGAYFEAHIEQGPVLEDRQTTIGVVMGCLGQKWFDLTLSGVEAHAGPTPMHLRKDALVGAAQVVSAVNRIAHAHQPHACGTVGCLSLHPGSRNVIPGQVQMTLDLRHLHADRLQAMVDEVRQVIEDSCRQHGLSFELTATADFPPLDFDPACVAAVRQGAEHLGLSHMDIVSGAGHDAIFIAELGPAGMIFVPCEGGISHNEIENAAPQDLADGCAVLLRAMVNAAQGVQSL
- a CDS encoding amidase; the encoded protein is MTDLHDLSTTQLLAQFASRTLSPLDYYEHLLAHIGRWEPHIRALYAFDPEQVRLQARAATERWNKGAPNGPLDGIPVTIKELIATQGTPIPLGSAATTLKPALQDAPPAARMREAGAIILAKTTVPDFGMLSSGLSSFHGITRNPWNTACNTGGSSSGAAAAAAAGYGPLHIGTDIGGSVRLPAAWCGLVGFKPTLGRIPIDPYYTGRCAGPMTRSVEDTVLLMRHLARPDARDATSLPPLTGDWSDAPVSVNGLKIGLMLEPGAGLQPEGFVCAAVEQAARLFESHGAQVRTLAPIMDRAQLDGLDRFWRARQWAELSALGAEQFAKVLPYIRDWAAPGADLSGVEAVQGFNQTFEMRRRAAQVFSEFDLVLSPTNQVNHFPAQWPSPSNDPQQPFEHIVFTLPWNMGEQPALSINCGFAADGMPIGLQMIAPRFADQWLLQVAKTYESWRGAIHNWPNPPSH
- a CDS encoding branched-chain amino acid ABC transporter permease codes for the protein MLNLYLFQILNGLGLGMIYFLIAVGLTIIFGLLNFVNFAHGAFFVLGAYICYTAVSLTGNFWLALVLAPLVVAALAWIIERLLIQRIYHLPHMFQILVTLGIALIIQEASVMIWGPVGKAVAVPELLRGVLVIGDFVYPYYRLFLILFSALVGLGLWLLLERTRFGALVRAGSESTETVSLLGTNIFRLFSMTFALGVALAGIAGVLFAPLRGAQPFVGPEILGVAFVVVVIGGMGSFGGALVGGLLVGVVQSLMTSLWPQGASLMIYGAMAAVILVRPYGLFGRA
- a CDS encoding OprD family outer membrane porin — its product is MKQLVLCLLAMSASSPLLAQDNPRPSQQAQAPGFIEGSSLDLNLRHYYSNQHTQRDTYLTIKKPDGNQRTRVRETWVQTGMLKYSSGYTQGLIGIGVDAGLFSAVNLERGHGRVANGGDRVLVDSDGDALPTWSRLGIGDVRLRLSNTELKAGRLMTDNPVLRYKDNRALPSSFQGVGVYSNETDWLSLQAGSFDRAIPRTGTGSERLTTTFGNRAYSGERISYLGATVKSGLGLEGSLYASRFENMWDQYYLGLTHRAGDKSRLALKTTFNYYHTRDQGQQRLGYIDNDAFSLALTGSHQAHSLTLAWQQVFGDEYFDYVWESTGNYMANSLYSDYNGPNEKSWQLRYDLDLAAYGVPGLSASLWHAKGWGIDGTQYDGDRNGRNRGYNVRGLDGAKHNENGLMLAYVVQSGRLKDAVLRTIVYNHRASGGQIDGSYDEFRLVGNFPFNLF
- a CDS encoding amidase, whose amino-acid sequence is MKQATDIAALSGVELLRHYRDKRLSPVEVTEDALARIERFNPLVNAYCHIDHQGALDAARASEQRWLKGQPCGALDGLPASIKDLTLTRGMPTRKGSKTTLAAGPWEVDAPFSGFMRAAGAVLLGKTTTPEFGWKGVTDNPLYGITRNPWDTRLTAGGSSGGAAAAASLNLGVLHQGSDAGGSIRIPCAFTGTFGIKPTFGYVPQWPASAMNILSHLGPMTRSVDDAVLMLQTVARPDARDGLLGAPRSTPWLPENASLKGLRIAYSPDFGYVKVDPQVARVVARAVERLAQLGAQIEQVDPGFSDPLEMFNTLWFSGAARLTAALSPAQRALLDPGLLRIAEQGEGISLSDYSAALEARAALVAHMAAFHERYHLLLSPMLPLTAFAAGHNVPPDSGLGEWMEWTPFSYPFNLTQQPAASLPCGFADDGLPVGLHVVGPRFADEQVLRLCRAYEQAFPSPHPQAPVLRH